GCAACCAATTGCATAGGGTCGTATTTGCCAAAGAGCCAGTTGATGGCGTCGATGACTTCGCTCATGATTAGGGTTTTGGCGTTGGCTTTGCAGGCGCGGTTCACTTTCAGGGGGATTTTGGCGGGTAACTGGGTGGTTTTTGGGGTTATTTGGGCGTTGCCAAGCGCATCCACTAATGCCCTAAGTGAAACATTCTCAAAAACTTGGTCGCCAATGTTTACTTCACCTGAGAAGCACCAGCAAAGACAGCCCCGCTTAGAAGCCGAAAGCTTCGCGCCTAAATTCACATCCGAGAGCATCTCGCCTAGCACCAAAACAAAATCTGACTCCGCCACGAGTTGATTGGCAGCTTTGTTTCCTGCAACTCCTAAGTAAATGCCGTAGAAGTTGGGCTCATCAGTGGGCAGGTGGTCTCGTGATAGCATTGTACATATTACAGGGATGTTGAGGCGTTGGGTGAAGGTGAGAATTTGGGGGGTTAGGTTGTAGCGGTCGGATTCTACGCCCATCATTACAACTGGGTTTTGAGCCTGCACAAGCCGCTGGACGATTGCCGCTGTTGCTTGCTTAATGCGGGCTTCATCGATTTGCAACGACGTAGGCGTTTTGGTAATGCTGATTCTCTGGTTAACCACATCTGCGGGCAATTCAATGTAAACTGGAAGCATACGCTCTTGACAGGCGCGAAGGGCGGTTTGGATTTTTTCTGCCGCCGTCAAGGGGTCATCTAAAAGAACTGCTTGCGTGGTGACTTGAGCCATGGCGTTTTGCATTGACGCACAGGTCTTTACGGTGTGGTGCATGAAAAAATCATGTCGCCTAGCCGAGAGAGGGGGACCACCCGCAACCAAAATCAGGGGGGCTTTCTCTGCGTAC
The Candidatus Bathyarchaeota archaeon genome window above contains:
- a CDS encoding thiamine pyrophosphate-binding protein; protein product: MSTDSLTVGQYLLNQLKTLTQRVYGIPGDFVINFFKLLEDDPEIELYTFSHEQGAGFAAVADAKATRKPAVAVVTYGPGVLNVINAVACAYAEKAPLILVAGGPPLSARRHDFFMHHTVKTCASMQNAMAQVTTQAVLLDDPLTAAEKIQTALRACQERMLPVYIELPADVVNQRISITKTPTSLQIDEARIKQATAAIVQRLVQAQNPVVMMGVESDRYNLTPQILTFTQRLNIPVICTMLSRDHLPTDEPNFYGIYLGVAGNKAANQLVAESDFVLVLGEMLSDVNLGAKLSASKRGCLCWCFSGEVNIGDQVFENVSLRALVDALGNAQITPKTTQLPAKIPLKVNRACKANAKTLIMSEVIDAINWLFGKYDPMQLVADTGDSLFASLDIETFSVLAPCFYGTMGFAVPAAIGYALSTKTRPIVLVGDGSFQMTGQEIIHCARFKINPIFVVINNRRWGMEQLFHPTAQFNELQDWHYAELAQLWGGKGYRCTNCKQLYNALEDAYTQKCFSLIEVVTERDELSDELMAWIDEQKEQV